In Stenotrophomonas sp. 610A2, one DNA window encodes the following:
- a CDS encoding DUF3667 domain-containing protein, which produces MGMHVDINCINCDRAVSGADQKFCPGCGQPTPAHRIDWHFLGHELEHSVLHMDRGILFSIKQLMGRPGPLLRDYINGKRGNQVKPLLLITMMSAVVLLLNRLLIGTSIVDGGASEAMLAGQALPPEMLRFMTASRAVGAWIESHFAAFTLILLPVEALAFRLVFSRYSKLNYPEWLVITTLLTVQTFVIWSVLVVLHRWLPQTQALAGMLGMIYIVFSLVQFFQPRPIWSTVWRSALALGLFSVVSGILVFAGTIVVMALG; this is translated from the coding sequence ATGGGGATGCATGTCGACATCAACTGCATCAACTGTGATCGCGCCGTCAGCGGCGCGGATCAGAAGTTCTGCCCGGGCTGCGGCCAGCCGACCCCGGCGCATCGCATCGACTGGCATTTCCTGGGCCATGAGCTCGAGCACAGCGTGCTGCACATGGACCGGGGCATCCTGTTTTCGATCAAGCAATTGATGGGCAGGCCAGGCCCCTTGCTGCGGGATTACATCAACGGCAAGCGTGGCAACCAGGTCAAGCCGTTGCTGCTGATCACGATGATGTCAGCGGTGGTACTGCTGCTGAATCGCCTGCTCATCGGTACCAGCATCGTTGATGGCGGTGCGTCCGAAGCCATGCTCGCAGGCCAGGCGTTGCCGCCTGAGATGCTGCGGTTCATGACCGCTTCGCGTGCCGTTGGCGCGTGGATAGAGTCCCACTTCGCGGCGTTCACGCTGATCTTGCTGCCGGTCGAAGCGTTGGCGTTCCGGCTGGTATTCAGCCGTTACAGCAAGCTGAATTATCCCGAGTGGCTGGTGATAACGACGTTGCTTACCGTGCAGACCTTTGTCATCTGGTCCGTGCTGGTGGTGCTGCACCGTTGGTTGCCGCAAACCCAGGCGCTGGCCGGCATGCTTGGGATGATCTACATCGTGTTCTCGCTGGTGCAGTTCTTCCAGCCGCGACCGATATGGTCGACCGTGTGGCGCAGCGCGTTGGCGCTGGGATTGTTCTCGGTGGTCAGCGGAATACTCGTGTTCGCGGGAACCATCGTCGTCATGGCGCTTGGCTGA
- a CDS encoding NCS2 family permease yields the protein MSLLDRIFKLQQHGTSVRTEVLAGITTFLTMSYIVFVNPEILGTTGMDPGAVFVATCLVAAIGSAVMALAANYPVGMAPGMGLNAFFAFTVVGAAGLPWQQALAAVFISGIVFWVLSLTGIRAWLVAGIPASLRSAIVAGIGLFLAIIALQKSNVIVANEDTMLTLGPLNTAPPLLALAGFLLIAILEARKVRGAILIGILAVTAIGWAIGSVQYQGIVSLPPSLAPTFLQLDLPGLLHHDGGAPLAVLLQVVLVFVLVEVFDATGTLYGVLGRAGLLKLEDSKKRFSRALLADSSAIVAGSLLGTSSTTAFAESASGVQVGGRTGLTALVVAALFLAALLFSPLAAMVPSYATAPALLFVAGLMLRELVEVKWDDLTESVPAALCALAMPFTYSIANGLAFGFIAYAALKAGTGRWREVHPAVWLVAGLFVLRYALE from the coding sequence ATGTCCCTGCTCGACCGAATCTTCAAACTGCAACAGCACGGCACCAGCGTCCGTACAGAGGTACTGGCCGGTATCACCACCTTCCTGACGATGTCCTACATCGTCTTCGTCAATCCGGAAATCCTCGGCACCACCGGCATGGACCCGGGCGCAGTGTTCGTGGCGACCTGCCTGGTGGCGGCGATTGGCTCGGCGGTGATGGCGCTGGCCGCCAACTATCCGGTCGGCATGGCACCTGGCATGGGCTTGAACGCATTCTTTGCCTTCACCGTGGTTGGCGCTGCAGGCCTGCCCTGGCAACAGGCGCTGGCGGCGGTGTTCATCTCCGGCATCGTGTTCTGGGTGTTGTCGCTCACTGGCATCCGCGCCTGGTTGGTGGCCGGTATTCCCGCCTCGTTGCGCTCGGCGATCGTCGCCGGCATCGGTCTGTTCCTGGCCATCATCGCGTTGCAGAAGTCGAACGTGATCGTTGCCAACGAAGACACCATGCTCACGCTCGGTCCACTCAATACCGCGCCGCCGCTGCTGGCCCTGGCCGGCTTCCTGCTGATCGCCATCCTCGAAGCACGCAAGGTGCGTGGCGCCATCCTGATCGGCATCCTCGCGGTCACCGCCATTGGCTGGGCGATTGGCTCGGTGCAGTACCAGGGCATCGTTTCCCTGCCGCCAAGCCTGGCCCCGACCTTCCTGCAACTGGATCTACCGGGCCTGCTGCACCATGACGGCGGCGCGCCGCTGGCGGTGCTTCTGCAGGTGGTGCTGGTGTTCGTGCTGGTGGAAGTATTCGATGCCACCGGCACCTTGTACGGCGTGCTGGGACGCGCCGGGCTGTTGAAGCTGGAAGATAGCAAGAAGCGCTTCAGCCGCGCCCTTTTGGCCGACAGCAGCGCGATTGTCGCGGGCTCGCTGCTGGGCACCAGCTCCACCACCGCCTTTGCCGAAAGCGCCTCCGGCGTGCAGGTGGGCGGCCGTACCGGGCTGACCGCGCTGGTGGTTGCCGCGCTGTTCCTGGCCGCGCTGTTGTTCTCACCGCTGGCGGCGATGGTGCCGTCCTATGCCACCGCGCCGGCACTGCTGTTCGTCGCCGGGCTGATGCTGCGCGAGCTGGTGGAAGTGAAGTGGGATGACCTGACCGAATCGGTGCCCGCCGCGTTGTGCGCGCTGGCGATGCCCTTCACCTACTCCATCGCCAACGGCCTGGCCTTCGGATTCATCGCCTACGCGGCGTTGAAGGCTGGTACCGGGCGCTGGCGCGAGGTCCACCCTGCAGTGTGGCTGGTGGCCGGGCTGTTCGTGCTGCGGTATGCGCTGGAGTGA
- the ettA gene encoding energy-dependent translational throttle protein EttA, with amino-acid sequence MSSQYIYTMNRVSKVVPPKRQIIKDISLSFFPGAKIGLLGLNGAGKSTVLKIMAGVDTDFEGEARPQAGIKVGYLEQEPRLDPAQTVRQAVEEGVGEVLQAQAALDKIYDAYAEEGADFDALAKEQERLEAILAAGDAHTLENQLDVAADALRLPPWDAVIGNLSGGEKRRVALCRLLLQKPDMLLLDEPTNHLDAESVEWLEQFLARYTGTVVAVTHDRYFLDNAAEWILELDRGRGIPWKGNYTQWLEQKDERLKQEDNQEKARQKAIQKELEWSRQNAKGGRTKGKARLARLEELQSVDYQKRNETNEIFIPPGERLGNSVMEFKNVSKKFGERLLIDNLSMIIPPGAIVGIIGPNGAGKSTLFKMITGQEKPDSGEIVVGPTVKLSYVDQSRDALTGNHNVFQEIAGGLDILNINGVEIQSRAYIGRFNFKGQDQQKMVGSLSGGERGRLHMAKTLLQGGNVLLLDEPSNDLDIETLRALEDALLEFPGNTFVISHDRWFLDRIATHIIAFEGDSHVEFFQGNYREYEEDKKRRLGDDAGPKRLRFKALK; translated from the coding sequence ATGTCCTCGCAATACATCTACACCATGAACCGCGTCAGCAAGGTGGTCCCGCCCAAGCGGCAGATCATCAAGGACATCTCGCTGTCGTTCTTCCCCGGTGCCAAGATCGGCCTGCTGGGCCTGAACGGCGCCGGCAAGTCCACCGTGCTGAAGATCATGGCCGGCGTGGACACCGATTTCGAGGGCGAGGCCCGCCCGCAGGCTGGCATCAAGGTCGGCTACCTGGAGCAGGAACCGCGTCTGGACCCTGCCCAGACCGTGCGTCAGGCGGTCGAGGAAGGCGTGGGCGAAGTGCTGCAGGCCCAGGCCGCGCTGGACAAGATCTACGACGCCTATGCCGAGGAAGGCGCCGACTTCGACGCACTGGCAAAGGAACAGGAACGGCTTGAAGCCATCCTGGCCGCTGGCGATGCGCACACGCTGGAGAACCAGCTGGACGTGGCCGCCGACGCCCTGCGCCTGCCGCCGTGGGACGCGGTGATCGGCAACCTGTCCGGTGGTGAAAAGCGCCGCGTGGCACTGTGCCGCCTGCTGCTGCAGAAGCCGGACATGCTGCTGCTCGACGAACCGACCAACCACCTGGACGCCGAGTCGGTGGAATGGCTGGAGCAGTTCCTGGCGCGCTACACCGGCACCGTGGTGGCCGTCACCCATGATCGCTACTTCCTGGACAACGCCGCTGAGTGGATCCTGGAACTCGACCGCGGCCGCGGCATTCCGTGGAAGGGCAACTACACCCAGTGGCTGGAGCAGAAGGACGAGCGCCTGAAGCAGGAAGACAACCAGGAAAAGGCTCGCCAGAAGGCGATCCAGAAGGAACTGGAGTGGTCGCGCCAGAACGCCAAGGGTGGTCGCACCAAGGGCAAGGCCCGTCTGGCCCGCCTGGAAGAGCTGCAGAGCGTTGACTACCAGAAGCGCAACGAGACCAATGAAATCTTCATCCCGCCGGGCGAGCGCCTGGGCAACTCGGTGATGGAGTTCAAGAACGTCTCCAAGAAGTTCGGCGAGCGCCTGCTGATCGACAACCTGTCGATGATCATCCCTCCGGGTGCCATCGTCGGCATCATCGGCCCGAACGGTGCCGGTAAGTCGACCCTGTTCAAGATGATCACCGGCCAGGAAAAGCCGGATTCGGGCGAGATCGTGGTCGGCCCGACCGTCAAGCTGTCCTACGTCGACCAGAGCCGCGACGCGCTGACCGGCAACCACAACGTGTTCCAGGAAATCGCTGGCGGCCTGGACATCCTCAACATCAACGGTGTCGAGATCCAGTCGCGTGCCTATATCGGCCGCTTCAACTTCAAGGGCCAGGACCAGCAGAAGATGGTCGGCTCGCTGTCCGGTGGTGAGCGTGGCCGCCTGCACATGGCCAAGACCCTGCTGCAGGGTGGCAACGTGCTGCTGCTCGACGAACCGTCCAACGACCTGGACATCGAAACCCTGCGTGCGCTGGAAGATGCGTTGCTGGAGTTCCCGGGCAACACCTTCGTCATTTCGCATGACCGCTGGTTCCTGGACCGCATCGCCACGCACATCATTGCCTTCGAAGGCGACTCGCACGTCGAGTTCTTCCAGGGCAATTACCGCGAGTACGAAGAGGACAAGAAGCGTCGCCTCGGCGACGATGCCGGTCCCAAGCGTCTGCGTTTCAAGGCGCTGAAGTAA
- a CDS encoding RcnB family protein translates to MKMNRFVVAAMTTVMALGATAPAFAAGDRDDHDRGRHGWDDRGRGHDRGRGHDRHERRDDRRHYANGYREGYRDARYNDRRYYAPPPRVVYRPYGFERGHRYSNYYGGPVYVVNDYNRYHVRRPPYGHRWIRDDRGNMLMVAIATGIIADIVFNH, encoded by the coding sequence ATGAAGATGAACCGCTTTGTTGTCGCTGCGATGACCACCGTAATGGCGTTAGGTGCCACCGCCCCGGCCTTTGCGGCGGGTGACCGGGACGACCACGACCGTGGCCGCCACGGCTGGGATGACCGCGGCAGGGGTCATGATCGCGGCCGTGGCCATGACCGCCATGAGCGCCGGGACGACCGTCGCCACTACGCCAATGGCTACCGTGAGGGTTACCGCGACGCCCGCTACAACGACCGCCGCTACTACGCTCCGCCGCCGCGCGTGGTGTACCGCCCGTACGGCTTCGAGCGTGGCCACCGCTATAGCAACTACTACGGCGGCCCGGTCTATGTGGTCAACGACTACAACCGTTACCACGTGCGTCGCCCGCCATACGGCCACCGCTGGATCCGCGATGACCGCGGCAACATGCTGATGGTGGCCATTGCCACCGGCATCATCGCCGACATCGTGTTCAACCACTGA
- a CDS encoding MBG domain-containing protein, whose product MNRIYRLVYNTALGLVQVAPEHGTPARRNHHRRDSHRLPPLVGALTGALLLSIASLAGAQTLPQNGTITAGSGTINVNGNTMTVTQQSQAALFQWSSFSIGSSNTVRFDQAAGSRSTAINLVTGPSASIISGQLLSNGQVFLLNPAGITFTGTASVNVGGLLASTLMPGAQGIPLDGGGLPPSFELGGTGTNAAVSNLGGTLTATAGGISLVGGSVFNNGYIAAPLGNIDLVAAGAVTAVTGVSSTGMPSLAFATTAASGMAGTGISNVGTLSARNISMTALMGPGLTSTGINAGGTIIANAIDGTDGSLTIRSSAPVAINDAIITAKTMSVVGSAVMGGPVAIQMAGGSIDATTVDLNGGINGDVVLSGSIKADSIGIDANNISQTAGSLEGALQLDTQGRVTLEQASNAISRVGGHVGTDLTLATSTSLANSGVLSVGGSTALDAATGNITLTHAGNSFGNRVSAKGADVSLVGIGALNLGDIDARSLDAQGGSLGLSGTITTSSDQAYRSAVTLQGNSTLQGGTIRFDATVDGSYYLGVAASGVTTFLGAIGGSTALQGLSVATGSGARLSGDVTTLGMLAFTGPLQVYGSRRLTSLGGNMTLGGAVDGDGGDLSLSARQLTLGGSVGATGAVDRLYASADTITLGSRIASKREILLQGDIRLDGNTQLISTNDGVITTDGISSNIGSGYNLTINTSNRIQVNGNISAADVGISGLLFSGRGIVSKGNLGIDSQLNLLQTGSYQVDGLSRFSSLGDIMLTDAANRFDGEVTLQGGNAELRAGNLLLGSTSLQGSLGLNLAGGLQQASGSVLDIGGTTRINAGGPINLDRANGLGQPANRFGGEVSLKGRGAYISAAGTLAFSDFDVDSLMATAAVVQLPASGRSVGLQYFQGDVVLTRDSVLSSQLGQINFRGRIDGGYALTLARGLNVVFADDVGGNQALASLDISDAGPLQLGGNIMADGAIRLGNVNLVSNTPRLFSVRSNNGNLLAGRIDGSSDGRSSLALNAHGTLELQSGAGTTPGAGLANLELKGASVIAQAIRTSGRLDVSSSTGFTQGGTLTVGGDASFSAGSSGNLVLDTSTNSFAGKVALTGNQVRIRARPNLALDGVIAATLDAGSASGLSMENTIVSADATVSGQQLDFGDSRIGGNLTATSTGDIEQSSPLQVAGSSQLDAGGAIRLGQAGNRFGGRVDINAASARLASTDSMQLGNITTTGDLQVSADAGLRLDGQIRAANVDLATTGIFDNRAGSNAIALSGPGRWQVYLASPFQNHLFGGLDSGNTALWNTVAFARGAGSDNRYLFALQPTLMVTANTLRKVYGDSIDPGNAFSITGAMAGVSGAYLADNVADLITGNPLLTSAGASANAGVATTPYAVDVSAGTLDTGASGYALSFVQGELWVDPKALTITANNGGKTYGQSGGFAGFTSNGLVNGDSVSSVDLHSNGSAATANVGDYTITASNADGTGLSNYAITYVDGSMNIGKAGLTITAVDSWKRIGQNLSLHDYSVEGLKNQDTVDGLHLFSAGSSASARPGRYDILASDAIGTGLGNYDIRYQSGQLEVGGTSNQTATLAAQLVATNLPQAPAPLPAVPSPSPSISVSDGGVNQPAACTGAQRGSCLGMQPE is encoded by the coding sequence ATGAACCGCATCTACCGCCTTGTCTACAACACAGCCCTCGGACTGGTGCAGGTGGCCCCGGAGCACGGCACACCTGCGCGCCGCAACCACCATCGCCGCGACAGTCACCGGTTGCCTCCGTTGGTGGGTGCGCTGACCGGCGCGTTGCTGCTATCCATCGCCTCCCTGGCTGGCGCGCAGACCCTGCCACAGAACGGCACCATCACGGCGGGCTCGGGAACGATCAACGTCAATGGCAACACCATGACGGTCACCCAGCAGAGCCAGGCTGCGTTATTCCAGTGGAGCAGCTTCAGCATCGGCTCCAGCAACACGGTCAGGTTCGATCAGGCGGCGGGCTCGAGGTCGACGGCGATCAACCTGGTTACCGGCCCGTCCGCCAGCATCATCAGCGGCCAGCTGCTGTCCAACGGACAGGTATTCCTGCTCAATCCGGCGGGCATTACGTTCACCGGCACTGCCAGCGTCAACGTGGGTGGCTTGCTGGCCAGCACCTTGATGCCCGGCGCACAGGGGATTCCGCTGGATGGTGGCGGGTTGCCGCCCAGTTTCGAATTGGGCGGCACAGGGACCAATGCCGCGGTCAGCAACCTGGGAGGCACGCTGACAGCCACGGCCGGAGGCATCAGTCTGGTCGGCGGCTCGGTGTTCAACAACGGCTACATCGCGGCACCGCTTGGCAATATCGACCTGGTGGCGGCCGGCGCGGTCACCGCGGTGACCGGCGTGTCATCGACCGGAATGCCGAGCCTTGCCTTCGCCACCACCGCAGCGAGTGGCATGGCAGGTACCGGTATCAGCAACGTCGGCACCCTCAGTGCACGCAACATCAGCATGACGGCGCTGATGGGACCAGGTCTCACCTCTACCGGCATCAACGCCGGTGGCACGATCATCGCCAATGCGATCGATGGCACCGACGGCAGCCTCACCATTCGCAGTTCCGCTCCGGTGGCGATCAACGATGCCATCATCACGGCCAAGACGATGTCCGTGGTGGGATCGGCTGTCATGGGCGGGCCGGTTGCCATCCAGATGGCCGGCGGCAGCATCGACGCCACGACTGTGGACTTGAATGGCGGCATCAACGGCGACGTGGTGCTGTCAGGCTCGATCAAGGCAGACTCGATCGGAATCGACGCGAACAACATCAGCCAGACCGCGGGTTCGCTGGAGGGCGCGCTGCAACTGGACACGCAGGGCCGAGTGACCCTGGAACAGGCGAGCAATGCCATCAGCCGCGTTGGCGGCCATGTCGGTACCGACCTGACCCTGGCCACCTCGACCAGCCTGGCGAACAGCGGGGTGCTGTCGGTAGGTGGCAGTACCGCGCTCGACGCAGCTACGGGCAACATCACCCTGACCCATGCCGGCAACAGTTTCGGCAACCGGGTCAGCGCGAAAGGGGCCGATGTCAGTCTGGTCGGCATCGGTGCACTGAACCTGGGCGATATCGATGCGCGCAGCCTGGATGCGCAGGGCGGCAGCCTTGGCCTGAGCGGTACGATCACCACGTCCAGTGACCAGGCCTATCGGTCCGCAGTGACACTCCAGGGCAACTCGACGCTGCAGGGCGGAACGATCCGGTTCGATGCCACGGTTGATGGCAGCTACTACCTGGGTGTCGCCGCCAGCGGAGTGACCACCTTCCTGGGCGCCATTGGCGGCAGCACTGCATTGCAGGGATTGAGTGTCGCCACCGGCAGCGGTGCGCGCTTGTCCGGCGACGTCACCACCCTTGGCATGCTCGCGTTCACCGGTCCGTTGCAGGTATACGGATCGCGCCGCCTGACTTCGCTGGGCGGAAACATGACGCTGGGCGGAGCGGTCGACGGTGACGGTGGCGATCTGAGCCTGAGCGCGCGCCAGCTCACGCTCGGCGGCTCGGTGGGTGCCACCGGGGCGGTGGATCGCCTGTACGCCAGTGCCGATACCATCACCCTGGGTAGTCGCATTGCCAGCAAACGCGAGATTCTGCTGCAGGGTGACATCCGGCTGGACGGCAACACGCAGTTGATCAGCACCAATGATGGCGTCATCACCACCGATGGCATTTCCAGCAACATCGGCAGTGGCTACAACCTGACAATCAATACCAGCAACCGGATCCAGGTCAACGGCAACATCAGTGCCGCTGATGTCGGCATCAGCGGACTGCTCTTCAGCGGTCGTGGCATCGTCAGCAAGGGCAACCTCGGCATCGACTCCCAGCTCAATCTGCTCCAGACCGGCAGTTACCAGGTCGATGGCCTGTCCCGGTTCAGCAGCCTGGGAGACATCATGCTGACCGATGCTGCCAATCGCTTCGACGGTGAAGTCACGCTGCAGGGCGGGAACGCCGAACTTCGCGCAGGCAATCTGCTGCTGGGTAGTACTTCGCTGCAGGGCAGCCTCGGGCTGAATCTGGCTGGTGGACTGCAGCAGGCCAGCGGCAGCGTGCTGGACATCGGTGGTACCACCCGCATCAACGCCGGCGGCCCCATCAACCTCGACAGGGCGAATGGTTTGGGCCAGCCGGCCAACCGGTTTGGCGGTGAGGTGTCACTGAAGGGTCGCGGCGCCTACATCTCCGCTGCGGGCACGCTGGCGTTCTCCGATTTCGATGTTGACAGCCTGATGGCGACGGCTGCTGTCGTACAGCTTCCCGCCAGTGGCAGGAGCGTCGGCCTGCAGTACTTCCAGGGCGATGTGGTGCTGACCCGCGACAGCGTGCTCAGCAGCCAGCTTGGCCAGATCAACTTCCGGGGGCGGATCGATGGTGGGTACGCACTGACGCTCGCACGCGGGCTCAACGTGGTGTTTGCCGATGACGTCGGCGGCAATCAGGCGCTCGCCAGTCTCGACATCAGTGATGCGGGCCCGCTCCAGCTCGGCGGCAACATCATGGCCGATGGCGCGATCCGGCTGGGCAACGTCAACCTGGTTTCGAACACCCCCCGGTTGTTCAGCGTCCGCAGCAACAACGGCAACCTGCTGGCGGGTCGTATCGACGGCAGCAGTGATGGCCGCAGCAGCCTGGCGCTCAACGCGCACGGCACGCTTGAACTGCAGTCCGGTGCGGGTACCACGCCCGGCGCGGGGCTGGCCAATCTCGAACTCAAGGGGGCAAGCGTGATCGCGCAGGCGATCCGCACCAGTGGCCGGCTTGACGTCAGCAGCAGCACCGGGTTCACCCAGGGCGGTACGCTCACCGTCGGTGGCGACGCCAGCTTCAGTGCCGGCAGCAGTGGCAACCTGGTGCTGGATACAAGCACCAACAGCTTCGCGGGCAAGGTTGCGCTGACCGGCAACCAGGTGCGCATCCGTGCGCGGCCGAACCTGGCACTGGATGGAGTCATTGCCGCCACACTGGACGCCGGTAGCGCGTCGGGGCTATCGATGGAAAACACGATCGTCAGCGCCGACGCAACTGTCAGTGGACAGCAGCTGGATTTTGGCGACAGCCGGATCGGCGGCAACCTGACGGCAACATCCACAGGCGACATTGAACAAAGCTCTCCCCTGCAGGTTGCCGGCTCCAGCCAATTGGATGCCGGCGGTGCCATCCGGCTTGGGCAAGCAGGCAACCGCTTTGGGGGGCGCGTCGATATCAATGCCGCCTCGGCACGCCTCGCCAGCACCGACAGCATGCAGCTTGGCAACATCACCACCACCGGCGATCTGCAGGTGAGTGCGGATGCAGGGCTGCGCCTGGACGGCCAGATACGTGCCGCGAATGTGGACCTGGCCACCACCGGCATTTTCGACAATCGTGCCGGCAGCAACGCGATTGCGTTGAGCGGGCCGGGACGCTGGCAGGTCTACCTGGCATCTCCGTTCCAGAACCATTTATTTGGTGGCCTTGACAGCGGCAATACCGCATTGTGGAACACCGTTGCCTTCGCACGGGGAGCGGGCTCCGACAACAGGTACCTGTTTGCCTTGCAGCCGACACTGATGGTCACGGCAAACACGCTGCGCAAGGTCTATGGCGACAGCATCGATCCTGGCAATGCCTTTTCCATCACTGGCGCCATGGCAGGTGTCTCCGGCGCCTACCTGGCCGACAACGTCGCCGACCTGATAACCGGCAACCCACTGCTGACCTCTGCGGGCGCGTCAGCCAATGCGGGGGTAGCGACGACACCGTATGCCGTTGATGTCTCTGCGGGAACACTTGACACAGGGGCGAGCGGATATGCCCTTTCCTTCGTGCAAGGCGAGCTATGGGTTGATCCCAAGGCATTGACCATCACTGCCAACAACGGTGGCAAGACCTATGGGCAGAGCGGTGGCTTCGCCGGCTTCACCAGCAATGGCCTGGTCAACGGTGACAGCGTGTCCTCAGTCGACCTGCACAGCAATGGCTCCGCTGCCACCGCCAATGTCGGCGACTACACCATCACCGCCAGCAATGCCGACGGCACTGGACTTTCCAACTACGCCATCACCTATGTCGATGGCTCCATGAACATTGGCAAGGCCGGATTGACCATCACCGCTGTCGACAGTTGGAAGCGGATCGGGCAGAACCTGAGCTTGCACGACTATTCCGTGGAAGGACTGAAAAATCAGGATACGGTCGACGGCCTGCATCTGTTCAGCGCGGGCAGCAGTGCTTCCGCACGACCGGGCCGGTACGACATCCTTGCCAGCGACGCCATCGGCACTGGCCTTGGCAACTACGACATCCGCTACCAAAGTGGTCAGCTGGAGGTGGGCGGAACATCCAACCAGACCGCGACTCTGGCAGCACAGCTGGTTGCCACAAATCTGCCGCAGGCCCCTGCTCCGCTACCAGCAGTCCCAAGCCCGAGCCCGTCGATCTCGGTCAGTGATGGCGGGGTAAACCAACCTGCGGCCTGCACCGGTGCGCAACGGGGCAGTTGCCTGGGCATGCAGCCCGAGTGA
- a CDS encoding ShlB/FhaC/HecB family hemolysin secretion/activation protein, whose translation MPVPGRTTCHPSPRPLRANAALLATALALALGQPASAEAADPATTAAATVQVARVSVEGVGEHPANGISAASVEAVANQALREISPTLPAALSFPQIEQITARITQTYRDAGFLVSVAYIPPQQIGDSQILTLKVIEGRVGRVLVQGSRRYRDDQLSASSLGLIGRPLRRPELERALLYARDLPGVSVSSVLQPGLEPGDTDIILVAEDSAHPYEITAGLSNHGTDSTGKYRAELGVSAFNALGAGDVLAASLGYGLDPADSWQAALSLSIPSSKVDGLSATAGVSRSEMEVNSGPFAAMRLTGPTTLFYAGSDWKFIQRSNLQVQASARWVHEQSTLDALGMQLSRHTFDVIDAGLSLRHTDQRWRGINLAQVSVRKSINDESPELNWLYPSHTAYFWIIRAQLARLQALPGNQRLLLRGSAQFTDDALTPLEQFSIGGPTSVRAYSLSSALDDRGVQATFEYQLSAPGFADAPSPFDGRRWGDLVDVSLFYDWGRSSPAAANRRLGALPVTLEGAGLGIGLRLPWKPELRLDMSAPKPTGSYIGSEHRSTQYWARISSTF comes from the coding sequence ATGCCCGTTCCCGGCCGCACCACCTGCCATCCATCCCCTCGCCCGCTGCGCGCCAACGCGGCCTTGCTTGCCACCGCGCTGGCCTTGGCCCTCGGCCAGCCAGCTTCCGCCGAGGCCGCAGATCCCGCCACGACAGCTGCTGCCACCGTGCAGGTCGCCAGGGTCAGCGTGGAAGGGGTTGGCGAACACCCTGCCAACGGCATCAGCGCGGCCTCGGTGGAGGCCGTCGCCAACCAAGCCCTGCGCGAGATCAGCCCGACCCTGCCGGCCGCATTGAGCTTTCCGCAGATCGAGCAGATCACCGCGCGCATTACCCAGACCTACCGGGATGCGGGCTTCCTGGTCTCGGTCGCCTACATCCCGCCACAGCAGATCGGCGACAGCCAGATCCTGACCTTGAAGGTCATCGAAGGCCGGGTTGGCCGGGTGCTGGTACAGGGCAGCCGCCGTTACCGTGACGACCAGCTCAGCGCCAGCAGCCTGGGGCTGATCGGCCGCCCCCTGCGCAGGCCGGAACTGGAACGCGCCCTTCTGTATGCCCGTGACCTGCCCGGCGTATCGGTCAGCTCGGTGCTGCAACCTGGCCTTGAACCCGGCGACACCGACATCATCCTGGTCGCCGAGGACAGCGCCCATCCCTACGAGATCACCGCCGGGCTGAGCAACCACGGCACCGACAGCACCGGCAAGTACCGCGCCGAACTGGGCGTCAGCGCCTTCAACGCATTGGGCGCGGGCGATGTGCTGGCCGCCAGCCTGGGTTACGGACTGGACCCGGCCGACAGCTGGCAAGCCGCCCTGTCGCTGAGCATCCCCTCGTCCAAGGTCGATGGCCTCAGCGCCACCGCCGGCGTCAGCCGCAGCGAGATGGAAGTCAACAGCGGTCCATTCGCGGCCATGCGCCTGACCGGCCCAACCACCCTGTTCTACGCCGGCAGTGACTGGAAGTTCATCCAGCGCAGCAACCTGCAGGTACAGGCCTCGGCACGTTGGGTGCATGAGCAGTCGACGCTGGATGCCTTGGGCATGCAGTTGTCGCGGCATACGTTCGATGTCATCGATGCCGGGCTGAGCCTGCGCCATACCGACCAGCGCTGGCGCGGCATCAACCTGGCGCAGGTGTCGGTTCGCAAGTCGATCAACGATGAATCACCCGAGTTGAACTGGCTGTATCCGTCACACACCGCCTATTTCTGGATCATTCGCGCCCAGCTTGCCCGCCTGCAGGCGCTGCCAGGCAACCAGCGGCTGCTGCTGCGCGGCAGCGCGCAGTTCACCGACGATGCACTCACCCCACTCGAACAGTTCAGCATCGGCGGCCCGACCAGCGTGCGTGCCTATTCGCTGTCCAGCGCGCTGGATGATCGCGGTGTGCAGGCCACCTTCGAGTACCAGCTCAGTGCCCCGGGTTTCGCCGATGCGCCTTCGCCGTTCGATGGGCGACGCTGGGGTGATCTGGTCGATGTATCTCTGTTCTATGACTGGGGACGCAGTTCACCTGCCGCAGCCAACCGGCGCCTGGGTGCGCTTCCCGTCACCTTGGAAGGTGCAGGCCTGGGCATAGGCCTGCGCCTGCCGTGGAAACCCGAGCTGCGCCTGGACATGAGCGCACCCAAACCCACCGGCAGCTACATCGGCAGCGAACACCGCAGCACCCAGTACTGGGCGCGCATCAGCAGCACGTTCTGA